DNA sequence from the Oxalobacteraceae sp. CFBP 8761 genome:
ACCGTCCTCACCAGCACCAGCACGCACCCGCAGACGCTGTCGACGGCGCTCGTCGCCGTTGGCCTGATGGGCGCCACCGCCAACCGGCTCGATCTGCCGCCGGTAAATGGCGAAAAGGCGCTCAGCCGCGATTCGCTGGCCTTTCTTGGCACCACGCCGCTGACCGGCAACCGGGCGGCGATTGCCGCGCTCAAGGAGAGCGATCTGGTGCTGGATCTGATGACGCTGCTGTTCTCGCCCGAGCAGCACGAGATCCTGGCGGCTGGCACCAAAATTCTGCTGGCAGTCGAGCCGCCCGAGGTGCTGGTGCGCATGGTGCCAACCCTTGATGACAAGGCCCGCGTGGCGCAGGCCGCGCAGCGCCTCGACGGCGCGCGCGAGATGCACATCACGTCCGCTGCCGGCACCGATCTGCGCTGTCAGCTGGGCGAATTCCCGGTCATCCAGGAGTACGGCTTCGTCGATGCGCCCGGCCGCTGGGACCACTGGCCAAGCGGCTTCGTGCTCACGTGGCCGAACGAGCGCCAGACCGAGGGCACCCTGGTGATCGACCGCGGCGACATCCTGCTGCCGATGAAGCGCTACGTCCAGGAGCCGATCCGTGTCCGCGTGACGCAGGGTTTCGTGACCGCGATCGACGGCGGCCTGGATGCAGAGCTGCTCAGCGAGTACATGGCTTCGTTTAACGATCCGGAAGCGTATGCGATGTCGCACATCGGCTGGGGCCTGCAGCCACGGGCGCAGTGGACTACGCTGGCGATGTACGACCGCGAGGCGACCATCGGCATGGATGCGCGCGCGTTCGAAGGCAACTTCCTGTTTTCGTTCGGGCCGAACAACGAGGCGGGCGGTTCGCGCACGACGGCCTGCCATATCGATATTCCACTGCGCCGCTGCACGGTGGCCATCGACGGCGAACCGGTGGTCCGCGACGGCAAGGTACTCGATGGCTTCGTGTATGGCAGCGCCGATTGCTCAGGAGAATGAGCATGCACCACGAAGCCGCAACCTACGAGCGCCAGGGCTTTGGCCAGACGCTCGACATGACGCCGCCCTACGGTCTGCTGATCGTCGATTTCGTCAACAGCTTCGCCGATCCGCAGCAGTTCGGCGGCGGCAATATCGGCCCAGCGATCGCGCGCACCACAACGCTGCTGGCGCACGCCCGCAGCCAGGGCTGGCCGGTGGCGCACAGCCGCATCGTGTTTGCCGACGATGACGCCGACTGCAATATTTTCGGCCTGAAGGTGCCGGGCATGGTCACGCTCAAGGAAGATTCGCCCGGCAGCGCGATCGTGCCGCAACTGGCGCCGCGCCAAGGAGAACTGGTGGTGCGCAAGACGGTGCCGTCGGCGTTCTTCGGCACGTCGCTCGCGCCGTGGCTGACCCAGCACGGCGTGCAGACGCTGCTGGTGGCCGGCGCCGTCACCAGCGGCTGCGTGCGCGCCAGCGTCGTCGATGCAATGTCGTGGGGCTTCCGACCGCTGGTGGTGGCCGATTGCGTGGGTGACCGCGCCATCGCGCCGCATGATGCGAGCCTGTTCGACATGGCGCAGAAATACGCGACCGTGGCGCCGCTCGATGAAGCGCTGGCCCTGCTGCGGTAACTGACAAGCAGGCCGGCGCACCCCATGATGACAGCGATGAACGACTTGACTGCGCCAACGACCCCGAAAGATGCACGCCGCGCGCTGCTGGCGCGGGACGACATCCTGCTTGTGATGCGGCCTGCGCAACCGGGGGCGACGCCGTCACCAGGCCAGCCGGGTGCTGCGTCGTCCTACCTGCAGCCGTTGCCCGACGTGTTCATTGCGATGCTCGCCGAAGGGCAGGTACTGGCCTTCAATGGCCATGTCGATCTGGGCACCGGCATCGGCACGGCGCTGGCCCAGATCGTGGCCGAAGAACTCAGCATCGACATGACGCGCGTGCGCACGGTGCTGGGTCACACCGAATCCGCACCGAATCAGGGGCCGACGATTGCCAGCGCGACGATCCAGATTTCCGCCATCCC
Encoded proteins:
- a CDS encoding 2,5-dihydroxypyridine 5,6-dioxygenase, translating into MAVSDHDLIQAWKQVFTLSKLEPGQIVTVLTSTSTHPQTLSTALVAVGLMGATANRLDLPPVNGEKALSRDSLAFLGTTPLTGNRAAIAALKESDLVLDLMTLLFSPEQHEILAAGTKILLAVEPPEVLVRMVPTLDDKARVAQAAQRLDGAREMHITSAAGTDLRCQLGEFPVIQEYGFVDAPGRWDHWPSGFVLTWPNERQTEGTLVIDRGDILLPMKRYVQEPIRVRVTQGFVTAIDGGLDAELLSEYMASFNDPEAYAMSHIGWGLQPRAQWTTLAMYDREATIGMDARAFEGNFLFSFGPNNEAGGSRTTACHIDIPLRRCTVAIDGEPVVRDGKVLDGFVYGSADCSGE
- a CDS encoding isochorismatase family protein, producing MHHEAATYERQGFGQTLDMTPPYGLLIVDFVNSFADPQQFGGGNIGPAIARTTTLLAHARSQGWPVAHSRIVFADDDADCNIFGLKVPGMVTLKEDSPGSAIVPQLAPRQGELVVRKTVPSAFFGTSLAPWLTQHGVQTLLVAGAVTSGCVRASVVDAMSWGFRPLVVADCVGDRAIAPHDASLFDMAQKYATVAPLDEALALLR